CCTCCCGTACAGCTTGAAGATCCTCCTGGAGAACCTGCTCCGCACCGAGGACGGCGCCAACATCACCGCCGAGCACATCTCCGCGCTCGGCGCGTGGGACCCGAAGGCCGCGCCCAGCGTGGAGATCCAGTTCACCCCGGCCCGCGTGATCATGCAGGACTTCACCGGCGTGCCCTGCGTGGTGGACCTGGCCACGATGCGCGAGGCCGTGCGCGACCTCGGCGGCGACCCGGCCAGGATCAACCCCCTGGCCCCCGCCGAGATGGTCATCGACCACTCGGTCGTCGTCGACTTCTTCGGCGGCCCCGACTCCTTCCAGCGCAACGTGGAGCGCGAGTACGAGCGCAACCGCGAGCGCTACCAGTTCCTGCGCTGGGGCCAGACGGCCTTCGACGAGTTCAAGGTCGTCCCGCCCGGCACCGGAATCGTCCACCAGGTCAACATCGAACACCTGGCCCGCGTCGTGATGGTCCGCGACGGCGGGGCCCTGCCCGTCGCCTACCCCGACACCTGCGTCGGCACCGACTCCCACACCACCATGGAGAACGGCGTCGGCGTGCTCGGCTGGGGCGTCGGCGGCATCGAGGCCGAGGCCGCCATGCTCGGCCAGCCGATCTCCATGCTGATCCCGCGCGTGGTCGGCTTCAAGCTCACCGGCGAGCTGCCCCCCGGCGCGACCGCCACCGACCTGGTGCTGCGCATCACCGAGATGCTCCGGCGCCACGGCGTGGTCGGCAAGTTCGTCGAGTTCTACGGCGAGGGCGTCGCGGCCGTCCCGCTGGCCAACCGGGCCACGATCGGCAACATGAGCCCCGAGTTCGGCTCCACCTGCGCGATCTTCCCGATCGACGACGAGACGATCAAGTACCTCAAGCTCACCGGCCGCAGCGAGGAGCAGGTCGCGCTGGTCGAGGCGTACGCCAAGGCCCAGAGCCTGTGGCACGACCCCTCCCGCGAGCCGGACTTCTCCGAGTACATCGAGCTGGACCTGTCCACCGTCGTGCCGTCCATCGCCGGCCCCAAGCGCCCGCAGGACCGCATCGCGCTGGACGCCGCCAAGCAGACCTGGCGGCGCGACGTCCGGGTGTTCGTGCCGGAGAACGAGCAGGAATACGACGTGGTGGACGAGGAGGGCAAGGAGTCCTTCCCCGCCTCCGACTCGCCGGCCTCCAACGCCCAGGCCGACGGGCACGACAAGAAGGAGGGCCGGCCGGTCGCCGCGGGCGCCGGGACGGTCGCGGGCCGCCCGCACGCCCCCACCCCGGTCACCCTCTCCGACGGCTCCTCCTTCGAGCTGGACCACGGCGCCGTGGTGATCGCCGCGATCACCTCCTGCACCAACACCTCCAACCCCTACGTCATGATCGGCGCCGCCCTGCTCGCCAGGAACGCGGTGGACAAGGGGCTCACCCGCAAGCCGTGGGTGAAGACCTCGCTCGCCCCCGGCTCGCAGGTCGTGACCGGCTACTTCGAGCGCGCCGGGCTCACGCCGTACCTCGACAAGCTCGGCTTCAACCTCGTCGGCTACGGCTGCACGACCTGCATCGGCAACTCCGGCCCCCTGCCGGAGGAGATCTCCGCGGCGGTCCAGTCCGGCGACCTCGCCGTGACGGCGGTGCTGTCCGGCAACCGCAACTTCGAGGGCCGGATCAACCCCGACGTCAAGATGAACTACCTGGCCTCGCCGCCGCTGGTCGTCGCCTACGCCCTCGCGGGCACGATGGACCTGGACCTGAACACCGAGCCTCTCGGCACGGGCTCCGACGGCGAGCCGGTGTACCTCAAGGACATCTGGCCCTCCCCGGAGGAGGTCGCCGAGGTCGTCAACTCCTCGATCGGCGAGGACATGTTCAAGCGGGACTACGCCGACGTGTTCACCGGCGACGAGACCTGGCGGTCGCTGCCGATCCCGACCGGTGACACCTTCGAGTGGGACCCGGCCTCGACCTACGTCCGCAAGGCGCCGTACTTCGACGGGATGCCGAGCGAGCCGGAGCCGGTCACCGACATCGCGGGCGCCCGGGTGCTCGCCCTGCTCGGCGACTCGGTGACGACCGACCACATCTCCCCGGCGGGCTCGATCAAGGCCGACTCGCCCGCGGGCCGCTACCTCAAGGAGCACGGCGTCGCGCTCAAGGACTTCAACTCCTACGGGTCGCGCCGCGGCAACCACGAGGTCATGATCCGGGGCACGTTCGCCAACATCCGCCTGCGCAACCAGATCGCGCCGGGCACCGAGGGCGGCTTCACCCGCGACTTCACGAAGGACGGCGCACCGGTCTCCACGATCTACGACGCCTCGGCGAACTACCAGGCGGCCGGCGTCCCGCTGGTGGTGCTGGCGGGCAAGGAGTACGGCTCGGGCTCCTCGCGCGACTGGGCGGCCAAGGGCACCGCCCTGCTCGGCGTGCGCGCGGTGATCGCCGAGTCCTACGAGCGCATCCACCGCTCCAACCTCATCGGCATGGGCGTGCTGCCGCTGCAGTTCCCCGAGGGCCAGAGCGCCGCCTCGCTCGGGCTGACCGGCGAGGAGACCTTCGAGATCACCGGCGTCGAGGAGCTCAACGCGGGCACGACCCCGGCCACGGTGACGGTCAGGGCCGGCGACAAGGAGTTCGAGGCGGTCGTGCGCATCGACACGCCCGGCGAGGCCGACTACTACCGCCACGGCGGCATCATGCAGTACGTCCTGCGCTCCCTGCTGGCCAAGAGCTGAGCAGGGGAGGCGGGGCCGCGGCCCCGCCCTCGGGGGTCACGAGACTCCGATGAGGACCGGCCCGCGCGGCGCACCCGTCCGCCGGGCCGGTCGACCCCGGCCCGTCCCCGTACTGGGACGGGCCTTTTAACCTGTTGCGGCAGGTGGTGGGCCCGCGCCTACGTTGAGGCCCATGACTCATGATCTTTTAGTGCTTCTGATCGCCGGCTGCGTGGTGTTCGCCGGGGCGGTGGTCCAGGGAGGGGTCGGGTTCGGGCTGGGGCTGCTCGCCGCGCCGGTCATCACCGTCCTCGACCCCACGGTCATGCCCGCGGCCGTGCAGGTGGTCAACGCCGTGCTGCCGCTGCTCACGCTGGTCGTGGAGTGGCGCGCGATCGACTGGCGCGGCCTCGGCTTCGCGCTGCTCGGCAGGCTCCCCGGCGGCGCGCTCGGCGGGCTCGTCGTCGTGTACGTCAGCGGCCAGGTGCTCGGCGTGCTGGTCGGGGTGATGGTGCTGGCCGCGGTGGCGGTCACCGCGACCGCGGTGGCCGTCCCGCGCAACGGCGCCACGCTCGCCGCCGCCGGACTGCTCTCGGGGGTCACCGGCACGGCCACCGGCATCGGCGGGCCCCCGCTCGCGATCGTCTACCAGCACGACAAGGGCCCGAGGATCCGGGCGACGCTGGCGATGTACTTCTTCCTCGCGGCGGCGCAGTCCCTCGTGGTCCTCGCCGCGGTCGGCAGGCTGCCCCTCAGGGCGCTCGCCGCGGGCGCCCTGCTCGTCCCCTTCCTGGTGGCCGGATTCGCCGTCTCCGGGCCGCTCAGGCGCTTCCTGGACGGCGGACGCGTCCGCGCGGGCATCCTGCTCGTGGCCGCGGCGTCGGCCTTCGTGCTGATCATGCGCAGCCTGGCCTTCTGAGGAGGCCGCGGCCCAAGTGGATTCCTGGGTCAGGCCACCATCGCGGCGCCGGCGATCCAGGTGTTGCACGCGGAGGGCGCCGTCGCCTTGTAGCCGCGGCTCAGCCAGTTGGCGATGTTGCGGCCCTTGCCGTGGTCGCGCACGTCGGCGATCTCGTCGCCGCTGCGCCGGTCGGCGGCCACGAGGTCGTTCCAGTCCTCGGCCGTGCGGTCGAGCGAGGGCCAGACCGCGCCGATGAAGGCGCCCGCGAGGCACTCGGCCTGCAGCTCGTGCCGGCGGGTCTGCTCCAGGTACTCGTTCTTGCCGCGTCCGGGCAGCCCGTCGTAGGCCTTCCACATGCCGGCGAGGTTCTGGACGTGGTGGCCGTACTCGTGGGCGATCACGTCCATGAGGAACAGGTCACCGGGGTCGTTCACGATGCTCTTGTCCAGCAGGAACACGATCTGCCGCGTCGGATTGCAGTAGATGGCCTGGATGTTCTCGCCCCACTTGCGGCCGCACGCCCGCTGCGGCTTGGTGATGAACTTCACAGCGGGCTTCACGAAGGGGAGACGGGCCTTCTTGAACTGGGCGGCCCACACGGTGTCGAGGCACTTCACCAGCGGGACCAGATAGTTCTTGACCGAGGCGACGTCGCCCGCCTCCACCGGCGGCTCCGGGCAGGACGCCGGGCCGAGGGGGCCAGAGGCGTACAGCGCGTTGCGGGTGAGGATGGGGGCGTTCTTGATCGGGTAGGCCCAGGAACGTCCCTGCAGCGCCAGGGTCGTGACCAGGGTTAAAAGGATGGCGAGGGAGAGCTTTCGCATAGCCCGCTGAGGGTACTCGACACGCCCACACCTCGTAAAACCCATCTAATGTGGACAACTCATGGAGGTTTCGTGAGGGTCCAACGGGAGCGGCGCAGGGGTGGGATCCTTGGGCAAATAGACTCGGCGAACGGCGAACAGGCGGAGGAGATGATTCCGTGAGCGAGCGGAGCCAGCGGATCGGCGGTTCTGGCGAGGGCGTGCCCGACCTCTTGGCGTCGGTGAAGGGCCCCGGCGACCTCAAGCGCCTGCCGCCCGGCGAGCTGCCCGCCCTAGCCGCCCAGATCCGGGACCTCCTCGTCGCCACGACCTCGCGCACCGGCGGCCACCTCGGCCCGAACCTCGGCGTCGTCGAGCTCACCATCGCCCTGCACCGCGTGTTCGACTCCCCGCGCGACCGCATCCTGTGGGACACCGGCCACCAGGCGTACGTCCACAAGATGCTCACCGGCCGCGCGGCCGACTTCGCGACCCTCCGCCAGGAGGGCGGCCTGTCCGGCTACCCGAGCCAGGCCGAGTCCGAGCACGACGTCATCGAGAACTCCCACGCCTCCACGGCCCTGTCCTACGCCGACGGCCTCGCCAAGGCGTACAAACTGCGCGGCGAGGCCGGGCGCACGGTCGTCGCCGTCATCGGCGACGGCGCGCTCACCGGCGGCATGGCCTGGGAGGCGCTCAACAACATCGCCGGCCACGCCAAGGACCCCGACCTCCCGCTGGTGATCGTCGTCAACGACAACGGCAGGTCCTACTCGCCGACGATCGGCGGCCTGGCCTCCCACCTGGCCTCCCTGCGCATGACGCAGAACTACGAGCACATGCTGGAGTTCGTCAAGCACAACCTCGGCCGCGTCCCCGTCGTCGGCACCCCGCTGTACGACACGCTGCACGGCGTCAAGAAGGGCCTCAAGGACGTCCTGGCGCCCCAGGTCATGTTCGAGGACCTCGGCCTCAAGTACGTCGGCCCCATCGACGGGCACGACGAGCAGGCCGTCGAGGCCGCGCTGCGCCGGGCCCGCGACTTCCGCGGCCCCGTCATCGTCCACGTCCTCACCACCAAGGGGTACGGCTACTCGCCCGCCGAGAACCACGACGAGGACTGCTTCCACTCCCCGCAGCCGTTCGACCCGCTGACCGGCGAGGAGCAGCCCCGCCCGCACGGCTGGACCAACGTCTTCGGCCAGGAACTGGTCCGGCTCGGCGCCGAGCGGCCCGACCTGGTGGCCATCACCGCCGCCATGCTGCACCCCACCGGCCTGGCCTCGTTCGCCGAGGCGTACCCGGACCGCACCTACGACGTCGGCATCGCCGAGCAGCACGCCCTCACCAGCGCGGCCGGCCTGGCCCTCGGCGGCCTGCACCCGGTGGTCGCCGTCTACGCCACCTTCCTCAACCGCGCCTTCGACCAGCTCCTCATGGACGTCGCGCTGCACCGCCTGCCCGTCACCGTCGTGCTCGACCGCGCGGGCGTCACCGGCGACGACGGCGCCAGCCACAACGGCATGTGGGACCTGTCCATCCTCCAGATCGTCCCGGGCCTGTCGGTCGCCGCGCCCCGCGACGCCGCCCGCCTGCGCGAGCTGCTCGGCGAGGCCGTCATGGTCGAGGACGGCCCGACCGTGCTGCGGTTCCCCAAGGGCGCCGTCGGCCCCGACATCCCCGCCGTGGGCCGTCTCGGCGCGATGGACGTCCTGCGCGGCGGCGAGCCCGCCGACGTGCTGCTGGTGGCCGTGGGCCCCATGGCCTCGATCTGCCTGGACGCCGCCGCGCTGCTGGACGCGCACGGCATCTCGGCCACCGTGGTCGACCCCCGCTGGGTCAAGCCGCTCGACCCGGCGCTGGCCGGCGCCGCGGCCGCCGCCCGGCTCGTCGCCGTCGTCGAGGACAACGGCCGCGTCGGCGGCGTCGGGGACGCGGTGGCCCGCCTGCTCAGGGACTCCGACGTCGACGTCCCGGTGCGCACGTTCGGCGTCGCGCAGGAGTTCCTGAGCCACGCCAAGCGTGCCAAGATCCTCTCCGACCTCGGCCTCACCGGGCAGGATCTGGCCCGCCGGATCACCGAGACCGTCACCCGCCGTGCCCCCGTCCTGGAGGAGCACCCCGCCTCCTGACCGGCCCCGCGGGCCTCCGTCCGCGCGCCGCGCCACCGCTCTGCCGAATCGGGAAGGAATGTTCGACCGGCCGGGGGGTAGGCATGACCTGCGCTTTTCTTACGAAGGCGTACGACGTGGTCAACGGCGATCAGGGGCGTGCCGATGTCTGTACTTGGGTCGATGTTCCGCACGAAATCGATCGAGCGGTCGATCGAGGACACCGAGGCGCCCGAGCACCGTCTGCGGCGCAACCTGAGCGCCCTGGACCTGACGGTGTTCGGGGTCGGGGTCATCGTCGGCACCGGCATCTTCGTGCTGACCGGGCAGGTCGCCCGGGACACCTCCGGGCCCGCCGTCGCGGTGTCGTTCGTCATCGCCGCCGTCGTCTGCGGGCTCGCGGCCCTGTGCTACGCCGAGTTCGCCTCCACGGTGCCGGTGGCCGGCTCGGCGTACACGTTCTCCTACGCCACGCTGGGCGAGTTCCCGGCGTGGATCGTCGGGTGGGACCTGATGCTGGAGATGGCGCTCGGCGGCGCCGTCGTCGCGGTCGGCTGGTCGGGGTACTTCGCCGAGCTGATGGCCAGCCTCGGCATCGACCTGCCTCCCTCCCTGGCCGGCGACCACGCCACCATCAACGTCCCCGCCGTGGCGATCGTGCTCATCCTCACCGGCGTCCTGGTGGCGGGCATCAAGCTGTCCTCCCGGCTCAACCTCGTCGTCGTCACGATCAAGGTCGCGGTCATCCTCCTGGTCATCGTGGCCGGGCTGTTCTTCGTGAAGAGCGCGAACTTCACCCCGTTCATCCCGCCCGCGCAGCCCACCCCGGCCGTCGAAGGGCTCAAGGCGCCGCTGATCCAGTCGCTCTTCGGGCTCACCCCCGCCGCCTACGGCATGTTCGGCATCTTCTCCGGCGCGGCGATCGTCTTCTTCGCCTTCATCGGGTTCGACGTCGTCGCCACCGCGGCCGAGGAGACCAAGAGGCCCCAGCGCGACCTGCCCATCGGCATCATCGCCTCCCTCGCCATCTGCACCTTCCTGTACGTCGCGGTCTCCCTGGTCGTCGTCGGCATGCAGCCCTACGACCGGCTCAGCCGCTCGGCCCCGCTGGCCGGGGCGTTCCGCGTCGTCGGGCAGGACTGGCTGGCGAGCATCATCAGCGTGGGCGCGCTGGCCGGGCTGACGACGGTCGTGATGATCCTCATGCTCGGCCAGAGCCGCGTGTTCTTCGCGATGAGCCGCGACAGCCTGCTGCCCCGCAACCTCGCCGCCGTCCACCCCCGGTTCGGCACGCCGTACGTCATCACGATCATCATCGGGGCCGTCACCGCGCTGCTGGCCGGGTTCATCCCCCTGTCGGCCCTGGCCGAGCTGGTCAACATCGGCACGCTGTTCGCGTTCATCCTGGTCTCGGTGGGCGTCGTCATCCTGCGCCGCACCCGCCCCGACCTGCCCCGCGCGTTCCGCACGCCGCTCGTCCCGGTGGTGCCGATCCTCTCCGTGCTGGCCTGCCTGTACCTGATGCTGAACCTGCCGGCCGAGACCTGGCTGCGCTTCGTGCTCTGGATGCTCCTGGGCATCGCCGTCTACCTGTTCTACGGCCGGCGGCACAGCCGCGTCGAGAGCGGATCACGGGTGGCCGTCAAGTAGCGGCGCGACGCATCGGTTACCGTGCGTATGGGGGATGCGTACGGGGGGCACGGCACCGGGAGGCGGCCATGACCACGCTCGAAGACGTCGCCAAGCACGCGGGGGTCTCGCTGGCCACGGCCTCGCGGGTCCTGAACGGCAGCAGCCGCCACGTGGGGGCGGACATGCGGCGCAGGGTCGAGTCCGCGGCCGCCCGGCTCGGCTACCGCGTCGACGCCACCGCGCAGACTCTGGCGCGCGGGGCCAGCAACGTCGTCGGCCTGGTCATCCAGGACCTCATCGACCCCTACTTCTCGCTCATCGCCGACGGCGCCATCCGGGCGGCCGACCGGCACGGGATGGTCACCACCCTGGGCACCACCTACCGCGACCCCGAGCGCGAGATCGCGCTGGTGGCCACCCTGCACGCCCAGCGCGCCCGGGTGGTGCTCCTGGCCGGATCCCGCGTCGCCGACGAGGCCGTGCTGCGGCGGCAGCGCGCCGAGCTGGACGTGTACCGCTCCGCCGGGGGACGGGTCGCGGTCATCGGGCAGGACGTCCTCGGCACCGACACCGTGGCGCCGAGGAACCGCGAGGGCGCCTACGACCTGGCCGTGGCGCTGGCGGGCCTCGGACACCGCCGGTTCGCCGTGCTCGCCGGCCCGCCCGTGCTGCTGACCGCGATCGACAGGACCCGAGGGTTCTCCGAGGCGCTCGCCGACCTCGGCCTGCCGCCGCCGCTCCTGGTGCACGGCGACTTCGACCGGGACGGCGGCCGTGACGCCGCGTGCCGGCTGATGGCCATGGACCACGGCGTCACCTGCGTGTTCGCCGTGAACGACCTCATGGCGACCGGGGCGCTGGCCGCGCTGCGCGAGTACGGCGTCCAGGTGCCGCGCGATCTCTCCCTGG
The Sphaerisporangium krabiense genome window above contains:
- the dxs gene encoding 1-deoxy-D-xylulose-5-phosphate synthase, whose product is MPDLLASVKGPGDLKRLPPGELPALAAQIRDLLVATTSRTGGHLGPNLGVVELTIALHRVFDSPRDRILWDTGHQAYVHKMLTGRAADFATLRQEGGLSGYPSQAESEHDVIENSHASTALSYADGLAKAYKLRGEAGRTVVAVIGDGALTGGMAWEALNNIAGHAKDPDLPLVIVVNDNGRSYSPTIGGLASHLASLRMTQNYEHMLEFVKHNLGRVPVVGTPLYDTLHGVKKGLKDVLAPQVMFEDLGLKYVGPIDGHDEQAVEAALRRARDFRGPVIVHVLTTKGYGYSPAENHDEDCFHSPQPFDPLTGEEQPRPHGWTNVFGQELVRLGAERPDLVAITAAMLHPTGLASFAEAYPDRTYDVGIAEQHALTSAAGLALGGLHPVVAVYATFLNRAFDQLLMDVALHRLPVTVVLDRAGVTGDDGASHNGMWDLSILQIVPGLSVAAPRDAARLRELLGEAVMVEDGPTVLRFPKGAVGPDIPAVGRLGAMDVLRGGEPADVLLVAVGPMASICLDAAALLDAHGISATVVDPRWVKPLDPALAGAAAAARLVAVVEDNGRVGGVGDAVARLLRDSDVDVPVRTFGVAQEFLSHAKRAKILSDLGLTGQDLARRITETVTRRAPVLEEHPAS
- a CDS encoding TSUP family transporter, whose amino-acid sequence is MLLIAGCVVFAGAVVQGGVGFGLGLLAAPVITVLDPTVMPAAVQVVNAVLPLLTLVVEWRAIDWRGLGFALLGRLPGGALGGLVVVYVSGQVLGVLVGVMVLAAVAVTATAVAVPRNGATLAAAGLLSGVTGTATGIGGPPLAIVYQHDKGPRIRATLAMYFFLAAAQSLVVLAAVGRLPLRALAAGALLVPFLVAGFAVSGPLRRFLDGGRVRAGILLVAAASAFVLIMRSLAF
- a CDS encoding aconitate hydratase, which gives rise to MPATSANSFGSRDTLRVGDAEYEIYRLDAVEGSARLPYSLKILLENLLRTEDGANITAEHISALGAWDPKAAPSVEIQFTPARVIMQDFTGVPCVVDLATMREAVRDLGGDPARINPLAPAEMVIDHSVVVDFFGGPDSFQRNVEREYERNRERYQFLRWGQTAFDEFKVVPPGTGIVHQVNIEHLARVVMVRDGGALPVAYPDTCVGTDSHTTMENGVGVLGWGVGGIEAEAAMLGQPISMLIPRVVGFKLTGELPPGATATDLVLRITEMLRRHGVVGKFVEFYGEGVAAVPLANRATIGNMSPEFGSTCAIFPIDDETIKYLKLTGRSEEQVALVEAYAKAQSLWHDPSREPDFSEYIELDLSTVVPSIAGPKRPQDRIALDAAKQTWRRDVRVFVPENEQEYDVVDEEGKESFPASDSPASNAQADGHDKKEGRPVAAGAGTVAGRPHAPTPVTLSDGSSFELDHGAVVIAAITSCTNTSNPYVMIGAALLARNAVDKGLTRKPWVKTSLAPGSQVVTGYFERAGLTPYLDKLGFNLVGYGCTTCIGNSGPLPEEISAAVQSGDLAVTAVLSGNRNFEGRINPDVKMNYLASPPLVVAYALAGTMDLDLNTEPLGTGSDGEPVYLKDIWPSPEEVAEVVNSSIGEDMFKRDYADVFTGDETWRSLPIPTGDTFEWDPASTYVRKAPYFDGMPSEPEPVTDIAGARVLALLGDSVTTDHISPAGSIKADSPAGRYLKEHGVALKDFNSYGSRRGNHEVMIRGTFANIRLRNQIAPGTEGGFTRDFTKDGAPVSTIYDASANYQAAGVPLVVLAGKEYGSGSSRDWAAKGTALLGVRAVIAESYERIHRSNLIGMGVLPLQFPEGQSAASLGLTGEETFEITGVEELNAGTTPATVTVRAGDKEFEAVVRIDTPGEADYYRHGGIMQYVLRSLLAKS
- a CDS encoding neutral zinc metallopeptidase; translation: MRKLSLAILLTLVTTLALQGRSWAYPIKNAPILTRNALYASGPLGPASCPEPPVEAGDVASVKNYLVPLVKCLDTVWAAQFKKARLPFVKPAVKFITKPQRACGRKWGENIQAIYCNPTRQIVFLLDKSIVNDPGDLFLMDVIAHEYGHHVQNLAGMWKAYDGLPGRGKNEYLEQTRRHELQAECLAGAFIGAVWPSLDRTAEDWNDLVAADRRSGDEIADVRDHGKGRNIANWLSRGYKATAPSACNTWIAGAAMVA
- a CDS encoding LacI family DNA-binding transcriptional regulator, which translates into the protein MTTLEDVAKHAGVSLATASRVLNGSSRHVGADMRRRVESAAARLGYRVDATAQTLARGASNVVGLVIQDLIDPYFSLIADGAIRAADRHGMVTTLGTTYRDPEREIALVATLHAQRARVVLLAGSRVADEAVLRRQRAELDVYRSAGGRVAVIGQDVLGTDTVAPRNREGAYDLAVALAGLGHRRFAVLAGPPVLLTAIDRTRGFSEALADLGLPPPLLVHGDFDRDGGRDAACRLMAMDHGVTCVFAVNDLMATGALAALREYGVQVPRDLSLAGFDGTSYLRDPVPSLATVRLPLARMGAMALDLALTDEDAPRRQHVSGEVVLRDSVGPPAWASSAAYAPSAPVEPANPSAASPEARPARP
- a CDS encoding amino acid permease, coding for MFRTKSIERSIEDTEAPEHRLRRNLSALDLTVFGVGVIVGTGIFVLTGQVARDTSGPAVAVSFVIAAVVCGLAALCYAEFASTVPVAGSAYTFSYATLGEFPAWIVGWDLMLEMALGGAVVAVGWSGYFAELMASLGIDLPPSLAGDHATINVPAVAIVLILTGVLVAGIKLSSRLNLVVVTIKVAVILLVIVAGLFFVKSANFTPFIPPAQPTPAVEGLKAPLIQSLFGLTPAAYGMFGIFSGAAIVFFAFIGFDVVATAAEETKRPQRDLPIGIIASLAICTFLYVAVSLVVVGMQPYDRLSRSAPLAGAFRVVGQDWLASIISVGALAGLTTVVMILMLGQSRVFFAMSRDSLLPRNLAAVHPRFGTPYVITIIIGAVTALLAGFIPLSALAELVNIGTLFAFILVSVGVVILRRTRPDLPRAFRTPLVPVVPILSVLACLYLMLNLPAETWLRFVLWMLLGIAVYLFYGRRHSRVESGSRVAVK